One Candidatus Goldiibacteriota bacterium genomic window, TTAACCTTTTCTTCGCTTACATTCCTTACCAGCATAAGTTCGCTGTAAGCCTGTATCGGAGTCAGCGGCGTCCTTAATTCATGTGAAACCATATTTAAGAACTCTGACTTCATTTTATCAAGTTCCTTTATCTCTGTAATATCCCTTAAAACCGCCACACCGCCCGCATATTCGCCCCTGTCGTCAAGGATTGGCGCGGAAACGGACGCAAAAATATGTTCTTTGTTGCCCCTTTTAATTTTAACCTCATTTTTTGTGGTGGATTTAAGCGCGGCTACCACCTTGTAATTTTCAATGATTGACCGGTCCTTTATTACATCGGCTACGGGCTTTCCATAAGAACTTGCCGCGGTAATCCCAAAAATATCCTCCGCCACCCTGTTTAACATAACTATCTTGCCGTCCCTGTCCGCCGCCACAACAGCGTCATCCATGGACTTTATCATTGATTCCACGCGCATCTTTTCAAAACCAAGTTTGTCCATCGCGTCTTTTAATTCTTTATTAAGCATCTCCGCGCGTTCTTCAAGGTGCTCATACAAGTTTGTATTTTCTATGGCGATGGCAGCCTGGGAAGCAAGGGCTTCCAGAAACTTTATTTCAGACTTGTTAAAAGTTCCGCCCCCGATTCTGTTTAAGACCTGGACCACGCCGATTATCTGGTTGCGCACCTTTAAAGGTACACAGATTACGGATTTTGTTATAAACCTTGTTTTTTCATCCACCCTCTTTGCAAAACGCGGATCCTGCGACGCGTCCGGAACAAGCAGCGATTCTCCCGTGTAAGCGACCCATCCCGCGATGCCTTCGCCCATTTTCAGCCTTATCTTTTTTACCTCTTCTTCTTTTGGCCCTGTGGCAACTTCAAAATACAGTTCATTGCTGCTGCTGTCTATTAAAAAGACTGATGAAGCCTCTGCCTGCATTACTTTTTCCGCTGACTGCATGATTATCCTTAGAAGCTGCGCCAGATTTCTTGTGGAATTGATAATCACGCTGGCTTCCATAAGGGCTGCCATCTTTGCTATTTCTTCTTCCTTTGCCTTGTTGGCGCTCTGTGTGATATGTTCCTGTACAGACAGTTCCACCACTATGTTAAAAAGGTCAACAATAAGGTCAGAAAGCCTTGATATTTTTTCTTCCGGTATCACTTCAATGGATTCATATGTTTTCAATAGTTCTTCATATTTTAAACCCGTGGTATCGCTTATCCCTTTAAGAATTTCCTGCGGCTTTTCGCTTTTACCGGTAACTCCCACTATGATATTGAATTTTTTACCGTAAAAATACGTGGAAGAAAAAAGATATGTAAGGCCGGCATATACCTTTACTTCTTTTTCGGCGTCTTTTAATTCTTCGGGTTTTATCTGCAGCACCCCGCGGCCTTTTTCAGAAGAGTTTAAGTACCGGAAAAATTCGGAAAAATTGGTTTCTTCGGTTATAATAGAGCCGTCTTCGCTTATCACCCTTACCGCAATGCCAAGCACGCTGGAAAGTTTATACTGAATACCTTCCCATACCCTAAGGTTAAAAACCTTGGCTGTGTCAAGCTGTGCCGTTTTGCCGCTCTCTTCCATTCCCCGTTTTCCCTTTCGTATTAACGCGTTTTTTCAGGCTTGCCGCCATGCCGGCTTTCGCCTTATTTCCATTTTACACTTACGCCTGTCAAACATCAACAAATTAAAGCCGGAGTTTTAATCCTTTTGCCATTACGGAGTCATTCTGACAGCCTTACTATCATTCCGGTTTTTTTTGCTTTCATAAGCGCCGTTTCTATCATGAAGAAAAGAAAAGTAATGTACAGCAGCGACAGGCCATATCCCTTAATAAGCGGATGGGCAAAGTTAAGAGAAAAGCCGTAGCCTGTCCTGAAATATTCCAAAAAATAAGTCAGCGGAATAAGTTTGGCGATAAGTACGATACCGGAAGGCAGCATTGTC contains:
- a CDS encoding GAF domain-containing protein, with the protein product MEESGKTAQLDTAKVFNLRVWEGIQYKLSSVLGIAVRVISEDGSIITEETNFSEFFRYLNSSEKGRGVLQIKPEELKDAEKEVKVYAGLTYLFSSTYFYGKKFNIIVGVTGKSEKPQEILKGISDTTGLKYEELLKTYESIEVIPEEKISRLSDLIVDLFNIVVELSVQEHITQSANKAKEEEIAKMAALMEASVIINSTRNLAQLLRIIMQSAEKVMQAEASSVFLIDSSSNELYFEVATGPKEEEVKKIRLKMGEGIAGWVAYTGESLLVPDASQDPRFAKRVDEKTRFITKSVICVPLKVRNQIIGVVQVLNRIGGGTFNKSEIKFLEALASQAAIAIENTNLYEHLEERAEMLNKELKDAMDKLGFEKMRVESMIKSMDDAVVAADRDGKIVMLNRVAEDIFGITAASSYGKPVADVIKDRSIIENYKVVAALKSTTKNEVKIKRGNKEHIFASVSAPILDDRGEYAGGVAVLRDITEIKELDKMKSEFLNMVSHELRTPLTPIQAYSELMLVRNVSEEKVKKYADIINKETQRLGSLIGDLLDLSRIESGKGLSLSVEEFDFQAFLSGVYETFRSASVKHKIILTMPDKSEKIKADRNKMIQVMSNLLSNAIKYSPDGGNIYITMTETQDRVYVSVRDEGLGVAKGDMDKIFEKFYRVENEKIKKIGGTGIGLPIVKYILELHNGDIEVISEEGKGSEFKFYIPKIK